The Selenihalanaerobacter shriftii genome includes a window with the following:
- a CDS encoding 5-formyltetrahydrofolate cyclo-ligase — translation MANREIKNAKQDQRKMVLDYRQRLNDGELLKKSMEIKKKLFELEEFESAEVIMFYVDFRNEVKTEFMIKEALKLDKRVLIPISQVEDRSLLLSELKNYDQELEEGTYGILEPKEEYIRPVDYEELDLAIVPGVAFDEDCNRLGYGGGYYDRFAAKVSPEASRIALAFEIQIIDDVIIGEYDLPVDKVVTEKRVVNN, via the coding sequence ATGGCTAACAGAGAAATAAAAAATGCTAAACAGGATCAAAGAAAAATGGTGTTAGATTATCGGCAGCGATTGAATGATGGTGAATTATTAAAGAAGAGTATGGAAATAAAGAAGAAGTTGTTTGAATTAGAGGAGTTTGAGTCAGCAGAGGTGATTATGTTTTATGTAGATTTTAGAAATGAAGTTAAAACTGAATTTATGATTAAAGAAGCGTTAAAGTTAGATAAACGAGTCCTAATACCTATTAGTCAAGTAGAGGATAGGTCATTATTATTATCAGAATTAAAAAATTATGACCAAGAATTAGAAGAAGGTACATATGGTATTTTAGAGCCAAAAGAAGAATATATTAGACCAGTTGATTATGAAGAATTAGATTTGGCAATAGTCCCTGGAGTGGCTTTTGATGAAGACTGTAATCGCTTAGGCTATGGTGGAGGATATTATGATAGATTTGCTGCGAAAGTATCTCCAGAGGCAAGTAGAATTGCATTAGCTTTTGAAATTCAAATTATAGATGATGTAATTATAGGA